One part of the Thermoanaerobacterium sp. CMT5567-10 genome encodes these proteins:
- a CDS encoding arginine deiminase, translating to MTHPLLVPHVSSEIGNLKAVILHKPGKELERLTPQNLSELLFDDIPWVRKIQEEHDEFAKVLRDNGITVFYIKDLLKDVLKDENIKEQFIVDLLKINGITYLESKNYLKDYLMDISYDDIAEIAISGLEKGDIDSVVPMGLAEFIYEDHYFYIKPLPNMYFTRDPGAMIDGGLMISSMKTAARRPETLILKYIYKNHDIFKRNNIPCWYDNTYFHSLEGGDVLILSDKVIAIGCGERTTPQAIEQLARNLFEGGSTVEHILVVQIPINRSYMHLDTVFTMVDKERFVFYPGIKRDLRVFSIIKEDKGFSIKKEKDLQDALKSALNLSNIEIIPTGGLNTITSAREQWSDSTNTLAIAPGKVITYSRNESSNKIMEKEGIEVIGIEGSELSRGRGGPRCMSMPLIRD from the coding sequence GTGACGCACCCATTGTTAGTACCTCACGTATCATCAGAAATAGGAAATTTAAAAGCAGTTATTTTGCACAAGCCCGGAAAAGAATTAGAAAGGCTTACTCCTCAAAATCTATCAGAACTGCTTTTTGATGATATTCCATGGGTTAGAAAGATACAAGAAGAACATGATGAGTTTGCAAAAGTATTAAGAGATAATGGTATAACTGTGTTTTATATTAAAGATCTCTTAAAAGATGTATTAAAAGATGAGAATATAAAAGAACAATTTATTGTTGATCTTCTCAAGATAAATGGCATCACATATCTTGAGTCAAAAAATTATTTAAAAGATTACCTTATGGATATAAGCTATGACGATATTGCAGAAATAGCCATTAGCGGCCTTGAAAAGGGAGATATTGATAGTGTCGTGCCAATGGGACTGGCAGAATTCATCTATGAAGATCACTATTTTTATATTAAACCTCTCCCAAACATGTATTTTACAAGGGATCCGGGTGCAATGATAGATGGAGGCCTCATGATAAGCTCTATGAAAACAGCTGCAAGAAGACCGGAGACTCTTATATTAAAATATATATACAAAAATCACGATATATTTAAGAGAAACAATATTCCATGTTGGTACGACAACACGTATTTTCATTCTCTAGAAGGTGGAGATGTGCTGATATTAAGTGATAAAGTAATTGCAATAGGTTGCGGTGAGAGGACAACACCACAGGCTATAGAGCAGCTAGCACGCAATCTTTTTGAAGGTGGATCAACTGTTGAACATATCCTTGTGGTACAAATACCTATCAACAGGTCTTATATGCACCTTGATACAGTATTTACAATGGTAGACAAAGAAAGATTCGTATTTTATCCCGGGATAAAAAGGGATTTAAGAGTGTTCAGCATAATAAAAGAGGATAAAGGTTTTTCAATAAAAAAGGAAAAAGATCTTCAGGATGCATTAAAATCAGCACTTAATCTAAGCAATATAGAGATAATACCAACAGGCGGTCTAAATACAATAACATCAGCAAGGGAACAATGGAGCGACAGCACAAATACGCTTGCTATAGCACCTGGCAAAGTCATAACATATTCTCGAAATGAATCATCTAATAAAATAATGGAGAAAGAAGGCATTGAAGTCATCGGGATAGAAGGCTCTGAACTGTCAAGAGGTAGAGGCGGTCCAAGATGTATGAGTATGCCGCTAATAAGAGATTAG
- a CDS encoding Fe-S-containing hydro-lyase encodes MYKKINTPLTEEVIKNLKSGDTVLITGRIFTARDAAHKRMVESLDNGQELPFDIKNQVIYYVGPCPAKPGQAVGSCGPTTSGRMDAYTPKLLEIGLKGMIGKGYRNKEVVDAMMKYHAVYFTAIGGDGALLSERVIESKVVAYDDLGPEAIHEFTVEDFPVIVTIDMYGNNLYESEREKYKKANF; translated from the coding sequence ATGTATAAGAAAATAAACACACCTTTAACAGAAGAAGTTATAAAAAATTTAAAATCTGGCGATACTGTTTTGATTACAGGTAGAATTTTTACTGCCAGAGATGCTGCACATAAAAGGATGGTAGAATCTTTAGATAATGGGCAAGAATTGCCTTTTGACATAAAAAATCAAGTAATTTACTATGTAGGACCTTGTCCTGCAAAACCTGGCCAAGCGGTAGGAAGTTGTGGACCTACTACAAGTGGCAGAATGGATGCATACACGCCGAAACTTTTGGAGATTGGTCTTAAAGGGATGATTGGAAAAGGATACAGAAATAAAGAAGTAGTCGACGCAATGATGAAGTACCATGCTGTGTATTTTACGGCAATTGGTGGTGATGGCGCATTACTATCAGAAAGAGTGATAGAGTCTAAAGTAGTTGCGTATGATGATTTGGGACCAGAGGCGATACATGAATTTACTGTAGAAGATTTCCCTGTCATCGTCACAATTGACATGTATGGTAATAATCTTTATGAAAGTGAAAGAGAAAAGTACAAAAAGGCTAATTTTTAA
- a CDS encoding sulfite exporter TauE/SafE family protein: MILTSLIILLISIVAGVFGSLLGLGGGIIVIPMLTLLLGVNIKYAIGASIVSVIATSSGAAVTYVKDKITNMRIGMFLEIATTTGALTGAYIAGLISSKYLYIIFGLLLLYSAFTMLKKRNEELPEGVVSQPIAKKLKLEGSYYDKVLKKEIKYNVTGVNKGFGMMYIAGVISGLLGIGSGIFKVMAMDLFMRLPMKVSTATSNFMIGVTAAASAGVYLVRGNIDPKIAGPVALGVLIGATFGTKIMTNMKSTTIRKIFIPVLAYVSIEMLLKGLGV, encoded by the coding sequence GTGATATTGACATCTTTAATTATACTTCTCATATCAATTGTGGCTGGAGTCTTTGGATCCCTTCTTGGATTAGGCGGCGGCATAATAGTAATACCAATGCTTACGCTGCTTTTAGGAGTAAATATAAAATACGCAATAGGCGCTAGCATCGTTTCTGTAATAGCGACTTCCAGCGGTGCTGCCGTAACATATGTCAAAGACAAAATAACAAATATGAGAATAGGCATGTTTCTAGAAATTGCAACGACTACAGGTGCTCTCACAGGAGCATATATTGCCGGCTTAATAAGCTCAAAATATTTATACATCATTTTCGGCCTTCTTCTTTTATATTCTGCATTTACAATGTTAAAAAAGCGAAATGAAGAGCTCCCTGAAGGAGTAGTCTCCCAGCCCATCGCAAAAAAGTTAAAGCTTGAAGGTTCTTACTACGACAAAGTTCTTAAAAAGGAAATAAAGTACAACGTCACTGGTGTAAACAAAGGGTTTGGCATGATGTACATAGCAGGTGTAATATCTGGATTATTAGGCATAGGAAGCGGCATCTTTAAAGTAATGGCAATGGATCTATTTATGAGACTTCCCATGAAGGTATCAACTGCCACCAGCAATTTTATGATTGGCGTTACTGCCGCTGCCAGTGCTGGAGTATACCTTGTAAGAGGCAACATAGATCCAAAAATTGCAGGTCCTGTTGCACTAGGTGTGTTAATAGGTGCAACATTTGGCACGAAAATCATGACAAATATGAAAAGCACAACTATAAGAAAGATATTTATACCTGTTTTAGCCTATGTTTCCATTGAAATGCTTTTAAAAGGATTGGGGGTATAG
- a CDS encoding ROK family protein, whose protein sequence is MKKLACGVDLGGTKINTGIMDSDGNILYNVKVPTEADRGPQHVINNIKKSIIDSLKNTRLEIDQIAGIGIGAPGPLNADSGVVECPPNLPGWIDIHLVDILKQEFNTEIKLNNDANAAALAEHLFGAGQGIDDMVYVTVSTGIGGGAIIGGKLYNGANSNAAEIGHHSINFDGPRWCNCGNPGCLESYASGTSLVKFAKKYIESGRNTILKNIPMDKLKAENIFDAAKSGDELALELIENEAFYLGVGIVNIMAFYNPKRIIIGGGLSSQWDVLYEKMMKTVKDRALKPNIEICDVVKAKLGGDVGLIGAAALVL, encoded by the coding sequence ATGAAAAAACTGGCCTGTGGTGTTGATCTTGGCGGTACAAAGATTAATACCGGTATAATGGATAGTGATGGTAACATATTGTACAATGTAAAGGTTCCAACGGAGGCTGATAGAGGTCCCCAACATGTAATAAACAACATAAAGAAGAGCATAATAGATTCATTAAAAAATACAAGACTGGAGATAGACCAGATTGCAGGTATTGGCATAGGCGCGCCTGGACCGTTAAATGCGGATAGCGGTGTTGTGGAATGTCCGCCTAATTTACCTGGATGGATTGATATTCATTTAGTCGACATCTTAAAACAAGAATTTAATACAGAAATCAAGCTTAATAATGATGCGAATGCTGCTGCACTTGCTGAGCATTTATTTGGAGCAGGGCAAGGTATAGATGATATGGTTTATGTAACTGTAAGCACAGGTATTGGCGGTGGTGCCATAATAGGGGGAAAATTGTATAATGGAGCAAACTCTAATGCAGCAGAGATTGGACACCATTCGATAAACTTTGATGGCCCTAGATGGTGCAACTGTGGCAATCCCGGATGCTTAGAGTCTTATGCTTCTGGTACATCGCTAGTTAAATTTGCTAAAAAATATATAGAATCAGGAAGAAATACCATTCTTAAAAACATACCAATGGATAAATTAAAGGCTGAGAATATTTTTGATGCAGCAAAATCAGGTGATGAATTAGCTTTGGAGCTTATAGAAAATGAAGCATTTTATTTAGGAGTAGGTATTGTAAATATAATGGCTTTTTATAATCCAAAGAGGATAATAATAGGTGGTGGCCTTTCAAGTCAATGGGATGTTTTATATGAAAAGATGATGAAGACAGTTAAAGATAGAGCATTGAAGCCAAACATAGAAATTTGCGATGTTGTCAAAGCAAAGCTTGGCGGAGATGTTGGACTTATTGGTGCAGCTGCACTTGTACTGTAA
- a CDS encoding DNA-3-methyladenine glycosylase I — protein MERCPWCLKDELYIKYHDTEWGVPVHDDKIHFEFLVLESAQAGLNWLTILKKRDNYRKAYADFDPQKVSLFDEKKILELLNDKGIIRNRKKIESSIINAKAFLKIQKEYGSFDSYIWSFTEGKPIINHWKSIEEIPSKTPLSDKISNDLKKRGFKFVGSTIIYSHMQATGIVNDHIISCFRYRGLS, from the coding sequence ATGGAAAGATGTCCGTGGTGCCTCAAAGATGAACTATACATAAAGTACCATGATACGGAATGGGGCGTGCCTGTCCATGACGATAAAATTCACTTTGAGTTTTTGGTGCTGGAATCTGCCCAGGCGGGATTAAATTGGCTTACGATACTTAAAAAGAGAGATAATTATAGAAAAGCGTACGCTGATTTTGATCCACAAAAAGTTTCTTTGTTCGATGAGAAAAAGATATTAGAGCTTTTAAATGATAAAGGAATCATTAGAAACAGAAAAAAAATCGAATCATCAATTATAAATGCCAAAGCTTTTTTAAAGATTCAAAAAGAATACGGGAGTTTTGATAGTTATATTTGGAGTTTCACAGAAGGGAAACCTATCATTAATCATTGGAAAAGCATCGAAGAAATACCTTCTAAGACTCCATTATCTGATAAGATAAGTAATGATCTTAAAAAAAGAGGTTTTAAATTTGTAGGCTCAACGATAATATATTCTCATATGCAGGCTACAGGAATAGTAAATGATCACATTATATCCTGTTTTAGGTATAGAGGTTTATCATGA
- a CDS encoding sigma factor G inhibitor Gin yields the protein MESMLKTKKCFICNHEKTDGIEVLGKFLCNDCQKIIVDMSPDDVEYEYYRKKMIDIWRNYTKDVEYED from the coding sequence ATGGAAAGCATGTTAAAAACTAAAAAGTGCTTTATATGCAATCATGAAAAGACGGATGGTATTGAGGTATTAGGAAAATTTTTATGCAATGACTGTCAGAAGATTATCGTTGACATGTCGCCCGATGATGTTGAATATGAATATTACAGAAAAAAAATGATAGATATCTGGCGAAACTATACAAAGGATGTTGAATATGAGGACTGA
- the holB gene encoding DNA polymerase III subunit delta', which yields MFEIYGHKNILALFNKIVSSQKIGNAYLFIGESGFGKEFMAKYFAMMINCKNGSKPCLSCPSCIQMISGNHPDIFFIEPDGISIKVETLRNVVINNAYVKPYNSYKKIFIIKEAEKMTEQAQNSILKTLEEPPEYGLFILTSSKMEGLLPTIVSRCEIIRFTRETDDVIEDYLINEKKIDISKAKKIASIANGNYGKANLLIDEGYSKVRSELGDILYNVINQDKALRLESFKFFDENREMIGDIIDIMFSYLRDLMILKLLGSEECIINKDMSDKLRMLSTNLTGFKLNNIINEIEQLAFNLKSNVNYQLAIEKFLLNI from the coding sequence ATGTTTGAAATATATGGGCATAAAAATATTCTGGCGTTATTTAACAAAATTGTAAGTTCTCAAAAGATAGGAAACGCCTATCTCTTTATTGGAGAAAGTGGTTTTGGAAAAGAATTTATGGCAAAATATTTTGCTATGATGATAAACTGTAAAAATGGTTCTAAACCTTGTTTAAGTTGTCCTTCATGTATTCAAATGATATCAGGTAATCATCCTGATATTTTCTTTATAGAGCCTGATGGAATTTCAATAAAAGTTGAGACATTAAGAAATGTCGTAATAAACAATGCTTATGTGAAACCATACAACTCTTATAAGAAGATTTTTATAATAAAAGAAGCTGAAAAAATGACAGAGCAAGCTCAAAACAGTATACTTAAAACACTAGAGGAACCTCCTGAATATGGACTTTTCATTTTAACATCGTCCAAGATGGAAGGCCTTTTACCTACAATTGTGTCAAGGTGTGAAATAATAAGGTTTACTAGAGAGACAGACGATGTGATAGAAGATTATCTTATAAATGAAAAAAAAATTGACATAAGTAAAGCTAAAAAAATAGCTTCAATTGCCAATGGCAATTACGGAAAGGCAAATCTGTTGATTGATGAAGGTTATTCTAAAGTAAGGTCGGAATTGGGAGATATTTTATACAATGTGATTAACCAAGACAAGGCATTGAGACTTGAAAGTTTTAAATTTTTTGATGAGAACAGAGAAATGATAGGTGATATAATCGATATAATGTTTTCCTATTTGAGGGATTTGATGATATTAAAATTATTGGGCAGCGAAGAATGCATTATAAACAAAGATATGTCTGATAAATTAAGAATGTTGTCAACCAATTTGACAGGATTTAAGCTAAATAATATAATTAATGAGATAGAACAGCTTGCTTTTAATCTTAAGTCAAATGTAAATTATCAATTAGCTATTGAAAAATTTCTCTTAAATATTTAG
- a CDS encoding DUF1634 domain-containing protein, whose product MEIIISKTLRTGVLLSALIILIGLILFFATKSSGYPANTYPTSVGAIIKGLISLKPYAIIMTGLLVLILTPVFRVGVSIITFFQEKDYMYVYITSAVFIILIFSFLLGKVE is encoded by the coding sequence ATGGAGATTATAATAAGCAAAACTTTAAGAACAGGAGTTTTATTAAGTGCGCTAATCATTCTCATAGGTTTAATTCTATTTTTTGCAACAAAAAGTAGTGGCTATCCAGCAAATACATATCCTACATCTGTAGGGGCAATAATTAAAGGGTTAATATCCTTAAAACCATATGCAATAATTATGACAGGGCTTTTAGTTCTTATACTGACTCCCGTATTTCGAGTCGGTGTGTCCATCATCACATTTTTTCAAGAAAAAGACTACATGTATGTATATATAACATCAGCAGTCTTCATCATCTTAATATTCAGCTTTCTGTTGGGTAAAGTTGAATAA
- a CDS encoding stage 0 sporulation family protein — protein sequence MYTVVGIRFKKAGKIYYFDPGDLPVNVGDNVIVETARGIEFGEVVVGKRQVDDDEIIAPLKMVLRIATDEDLKHYKENKACEAEAFGVCMDMINEHNLDMKLIDVEYTFDNNKIIFYFTADGRIDFRDLVKDLAAVFKTRIELRQIGVRDESKIVGGLGPCGRPLCCVTFLGDFEPVSIKMAKDQNLSLNPTKISGLCGRLMCCLKYEQDTYEEVRSELPSVGSLIKVDDKEMRITEVDVVRKKLKVKMKNAEGIEITKEYDPEDVIVIEDSKENKKDEISEIYNEILGDDFIG from the coding sequence TTGTATACAGTTGTAGGAATTCGGTTTAAAAAAGCCGGTAAAATATATTATTTTGATCCAGGTGATTTGCCTGTAAATGTGGGGGATAATGTTATTGTTGAGACAGCCAGAGGAATAGAATTTGGAGAAGTTGTCGTTGGAAAACGACAGGTTGATGATGACGAAATAATAGCTCCGCTGAAAATGGTACTGAGAATTGCAACAGATGAGGATTTAAAACACTATAAAGAGAACAAGGCTTGCGAAGCAGAGGCTTTTGGTGTCTGCATGGACATGATAAATGAGCACAATCTGGATATGAAATTGATCGATGTTGAATACACATTTGACAACAACAAAATAATATTTTATTTTACTGCTGATGGCAGAATAGATTTTAGAGACCTTGTAAAAGATCTTGCTGCGGTATTTAAGACGAGAATTGAGCTTAGGCAAATAGGTGTAAGAGATGAATCTAAGATTGTGGGTGGCCTTGGACCGTGCGGTAGACCTTTATGCTGTGTAACTTTTTTAGGCGATTTTGAGCCTGTTTCGATTAAAATGGCAAAAGACCAAAACTTGTCATTGAATCCTACGAAAATATCAGGTTTGTGTGGCAGGTTAATGTGCTGTTTAAAATATGAACAGGATACTTATGAGGAAGTGAGATCTGAACTGCCTTCTGTAGGAAGCCTTATAAAAGTCGATGACAAAGAAATGAGGATAACGGAAGTCGATGTTGTAAGAAAAAAGCTTAAAGTCAAGATGAAAAATGCAGAAGGTATAGAGATAACAAAAGAATACGATCCTGAAGATGTGATTGTGATAGAAGACAGTAAAGAAAATAAAAAAGATGAAATTTCTGAGATTTACAATGAAATATTAGGCGATGATTTCATCGGATAA
- a CDS encoding uracil-DNA glycosylase, with product MSLLPLKELMKECMNCTKCPLHNVRNNVVFGEGNLKSKIMFIGEGPGRDEDLQGRPFVGRAGQLLNKMLEAINLKREDVYIANIVKCRPPNNRVPLQNEVDACLPYLRNQVAIIAPKIIVCLGATAAKAIIDKDFKITVMRGQWIERKGVKIIATYHPAALLRDPEKKYPAWEDFKSIKNELDKSNS from the coding sequence ATGTCATTATTGCCTTTGAAAGAACTTATGAAAGAATGCATGAATTGTACAAAATGTCCGCTGCACAATGTCAGGAACAATGTGGTTTTTGGTGAAGGAAATTTAAAGTCTAAGATAATGTTTATAGGTGAAGGACCTGGACGAGACGAGGATTTGCAGGGACGGCCATTTGTTGGGAGAGCAGGTCAGCTACTAAATAAAATGCTTGAAGCGATAAACTTAAAAAGAGAAGATGTATATATAGCAAATATAGTAAAATGTAGGCCGCCTAATAATAGAGTCCCACTGCAAAATGAGGTAGATGCATGCTTACCTTATCTGAGAAATCAAGTTGCTATAATAGCTCCAAAAATTATCGTATGTTTAGGTGCTACGGCAGCAAAAGCCATAATTGATAAAGATTTTAAGATAACTGTTATGAGAGGACAGTGGATAGAAAGAAAAGGCGTAAAGATAATAGCTACGTATCATCCGGCAGCACTCTTAAGAGATCCAGAGAAAAAGTATCCTGCATGGGAGGATTTTAAATCAATAAAAAATGAACTGGACAAAAGTAATTCGTAG
- a CDS encoding aminotransferase class I/II-fold pyridoxal phosphate-dependent enzyme — MKLTAPLYEALLKYVEDGTIPYHMPGHKEGRIISRKYIENFAKIDLTEVPGTDNLHDPQGPILEAEKLAAKAFGAKMSFFLVNGTTCGIYAAMSAVLNDGDAVLIQRNSHKSVYNGLILTGATPIYLTPLIDYEDGIAMGVSVDELEGLFKDNKDIKAVLITYPNYYGFCVDIKKIVDIVHKYNKILIVDEAHGAHFAFSDRLPLPASKAGADIVVESIHKTLPAFTQSSILHVNTDRVDVDRLKFYLSLYQSTSPSYILMTSIDLARDFMEREGKDRLDKCVNLSIDARNKLNAIEGVKCIGDDVVGKYGINDYDTTKLTISIKGLGILGSEAERILRENFNIQMEMSDLYNILAIMTVADGEKEFDELVKSVEGLLKYKKNQEIRLIDYYPDVPEMKMKPSEAVKKPYTLLKIDDAVDSVSLDHVIPYPPGVPLICPGEIIKKDMVQYIKLLYNIGIKIVGIDNLNIRVFK, encoded by the coding sequence ATGAAATTGACAGCACCATTATATGAAGCGCTATTAAAGTATGTAGAAGATGGTACTATACCATATCATATGCCAGGTCATAAAGAAGGTAGAATTATTTCCCGGAAATATATAGAGAATTTTGCCAAAATAGATTTGACGGAAGTTCCCGGCACAGATAATCTGCATGACCCTCAAGGACCAATTTTGGAGGCTGAAAAACTTGCAGCTAAAGCATTTGGCGCAAAGATGTCTTTTTTTCTCGTGAACGGCACCACATGTGGAATATATGCTGCAATGTCTGCCGTATTAAACGATGGTGATGCAGTGCTTATTCAAAGAAATTCACACAAATCTGTATACAATGGTTTAATACTTACAGGCGCTACGCCGATATATTTAACCCCATTGATTGATTATGAAGATGGGATAGCAATGGGAGTATCTGTTGATGAACTTGAAGGTCTTTTTAAAGATAATAAAGACATAAAAGCGGTTTTGATTACATATCCAAATTATTATGGATTTTGTGTTGATATTAAAAAAATAGTAGACATAGTACATAAGTACAATAAGATTTTAATTGTCGATGAAGCACATGGTGCACACTTTGCATTTTCAGACAGGTTGCCATTACCAGCATCTAAAGCTGGTGCTGATATTGTTGTTGAAAGCATTCACAAGACTTTACCCGCCTTTACGCAAAGTTCAATATTGCATGTGAATACAGATAGAGTTGACGTTGATAGATTAAAATTTTATTTAAGTCTTTATCAATCTACATCACCATCATATATTTTAATGACATCAATTGACTTGGCTAGAGATTTTATGGAAAGAGAAGGCAAAGATAGACTAGATAAATGCGTAAATTTATCAATAGATGCTCGAAATAAATTAAATGCAATTGAAGGCGTAAAGTGTATAGGAGATGACGTTGTAGGCAAGTATGGAATTAATGATTATGATACAACAAAACTTACCATAAGTATAAAAGGCCTCGGGATATTAGGAAGTGAAGCAGAAAGGATATTGCGGGAAAATTTCAATATTCAAATGGAGATGTCTGATTTATACAATATACTGGCAATAATGACTGTTGCAGATGGTGAAAAGGAGTTTGACGAATTAGTAAAATCGGTTGAAGGACTTTTAAAATACAAAAAGAATCAAGAAATTAGACTTATTGACTATTATCCTGATGTACCAGAGATGAAAATGAAACCTTCAGAAGCAGTTAAAAAACCTTATACACTTCTAAAAATAGATGATGCAGTAGATTCAGTTTCTTTGGACCATGTTATTCCATATCCGCCAGGTGTGCCTCTTATATGTCCGGGTGAAATCATAAAAAAAGATATGGTACAATATATAAAATTACTATATAATATAGGTATAAAGATTGTAGGTATTGATAATTTAAATATACGGGTGTTTAAATAA
- a CDS encoding cyclic-di-AMP receptor, with protein MKLIFAIVQDEDVRRLMDGLTEKGFSFTRVASTGGFLRSGNTTLMIGVEDEKLDDAIEVIEKKCKTRDRIITSPTPMGGATDIFIPQPVEVSIGGATVFVIDVEKFFRI; from the coding sequence ATGAAACTGATTTTTGCTATAGTACAGGACGAGGACGTAAGGCGGCTAATGGATGGACTGACAGAGAAAGGTTTTAGCTTTACGAGGGTTGCTTCTACAGGTGGTTTTTTAAGGTCTGGCAATACAACACTGATGATAGGTGTTGAAGACGAAAAACTCGATGATGCCATTGAAGTAATAGAGAAAAAATGTAAGACGAGAGATAGAATTATTACTTCTCCGACTCCAATGGGTGGTGCAACAGATATTTTTATTCCACAGCCTGTTGAGGTTTCAATTGGAGGAGCTACGGTTTTTGTCATCGATGTTGAAAAATTTTTTAGGATATAG
- a CDS encoding YaaR family protein gives MKIQEINSNKITAGYTKDDISSRTSALKFEDVFDSEISKVNDSIINKMLNEIDDAAEKLKENLNLDNLLIYKKKVKEFLQSSINGMFQRNKRESISLNGRKKIYTIVDKVNEKLEMMTKEFIEGNKKNIDLLSAIEEIRGLLVDIYS, from the coding sequence ATGAAAATACAAGAGATAAATTCCAACAAAATAACGGCGGGATATACCAAAGATGACATAAGTAGCAGAACTTCTGCTTTAAAGTTTGAAGATGTTTTTGACAGTGAAATAAGTAAAGTAAATGACAGTATTATAAATAAAATGTTAAATGAGATTGATGATGCTGCCGAAAAATTAAAAGAAAATTTAAACTTGGATAATTTGTTAATTTACAAGAAAAAAGTTAAAGAATTTTTGCAAAGCTCCATAAATGGCATGTTCCAAAGAAATAAGAGAGAATCCATCAGTTTAAATGGACGAAAGAAGATTTATACTATTGTAGACAAAGTGAATGAGAAGCTTGAAATGATGACGAAAGAGTTTATAGAGGGAAACAAAAAGAACATTGATCTTTTAAGTGCTATTGAGGAAATTAGAGGATTGTTGGTAGATATATATTCGTAG
- the tmk gene encoding dTMP kinase has translation MYKGKLIAFEGIDGSGKTTQINLLKKYLLSIGRDIVVLREPGGTNVGEKIRNILLDKKNKIVPTAEALLYAASRAELVNEVIIPSLNNGKIVILDRFVDSSIVYQGYARGIGVKAVEEINNIAIAGLVPDLTIYLDIKPKDTIKRIDRRKDKDRLEMEDLEFHEKVYEGYKQLIKSRPDRYLVIDATHDIDYIQKSIVKEISKII, from the coding sequence ATGTACAAAGGAAAACTTATTGCATTTGAAGGTATCGACGGTAGCGGAAAGACGACACAAATCAATCTACTGAAAAAATATCTTTTAAGCATTGGACGGGATATTGTAGTATTGAGAGAACCTGGCGGCACTAATGTAGGTGAGAAAATCAGAAATATACTCCTTGATAAAAAAAATAAGATAGTTCCTACTGCAGAAGCTCTTTTATATGCAGCATCAAGGGCAGAATTAGTAAATGAAGTGATAATACCATCTTTAAATAATGGAAAGATTGTTATATTAGATAGGTTTGTTGACAGTTCTATAGTATATCAAGGATATGCAAGGGGCATTGGTGTAAAAGCCGTTGAGGAGATAAATAATATCGCTATAGCTGGTCTTGTACCAGATTTGACTATATACTTGGATATAAAGCCCAAAGACACTATAAAGCGAATTGATAGAAGGAAAGACAAAGACCGCCTTGAGATGGAAGATTTGGAATTTCATGAGAAGGTTTATGAAGGGTATAAACAATTGATAAAATCAAGGCCGGATAGATATTTAGTTATAGATGCCACACATGACATTGATTATATACAGAAAAGCATCGTTAAAGAAATAAGTAAAATCATATAA